The proteins below are encoded in one region of Phalacrocorax aristotelis chromosome 13, bGulAri2.1, whole genome shotgun sequence:
- the MANBAL gene encoding protein MANBAL, translating into MAAELDFSPPEIPEPTFMENVLRYGLFFGAIFQLICVLAIILPVSKSHKTDSDSFEPKNSETVKKPKAAAPQISRKPKKETKKKR; encoded by the exons ATGGCTGCTGAGTTGGATTTCTCCCCACCTGAAATACCTGAGCCCACATTCATGGAGAATGTGCTACGCTACGGACTCTTCTTTGGAGCCATTTTCCAGCTTATCTGTGTGCTAGCCATAATCCTGCCAGTTTCAAAGTCCCATAAGACA GACTCGGACAGTTTTGAGCCTAAGAATTCGGAAACAGTGAAGAAGCCGAAGGCAGCTGCTCCACAGATAAGCAGGAAACCCAAGAAGGAAACCAAAAAGAAACGATAA